Proteins encoded in a region of the Hydrogenobacter sp. genome:
- a CDS encoding Crp/Fnr family transcriptional regulator, with product MVKEAQGDIYNFVNKLFPFAPEDFKRELSLRSQKVHIKANTMIGYPGSECHASPIIVSGSLKVYLLLESGREILLYTIGPGETCMFTNLSILKKLPYPAYALAEVDTVGLLLDAYTVKDFFDKYPQWRNFVLEMIVKNLYGLLTMLNELFSKRVDRRLIKYLYERSFNNRILKITHEELAKDIGTAREVISRLLKDLERDGIIELGRGEIKIRDVERLREEIEKY from the coding sequence ATGGTCAAAGAGGCACAAGGAGACATTTATAACTTTGTAAATAAACTATTCCCCTTTGCACCGGAGGATTTCAAAAGAGAGCTTTCCTTAAGATCCCAAAAGGTACACATAAAGGCGAATACTATGATAGGTTATCCCGGAAGTGAGTGCCACGCATCTCCTATAATTGTATCGGGTTCTTTAAAGGTTTATCTGCTTTTAGAAAGTGGAAGGGAAATACTCCTCTACACCATAGGTCCTGGGGAGACTTGCATGTTTACCAATCTCTCTATACTCAAAAAATTGCCTTACCCTGCGTATGCGTTAGCTGAGGTAGACACCGTAGGACTTCTTTTGGATGCGTATACGGTAAAGGATTTCTTTGATAAGTATCCCCAGTGGAGAAATTTTGTCCTTGAGATGATAGTCAAAAATCTCTACGGGTTACTGACTATGCTAAATGAACTTTTCTCAAAGAGGGTGGACAGAAGGCTAATAAAGTATCTTTACGAAAGATCTTTCAATAATAGGATTTTGAAAATTACACATGAAGAGTTAGCTAAAGATATAGGCACAGCAAGAGAGGTAATTTCAAGACTTCTCAAAGATTTAGAAAGAGATGGTATCATTGAGTTGGGAAGAGGAGAAATAAAGATAAGGGATGTGGAAAGATTGAGGGAGGAGATTGAAAAATATTAG